One window of the Chthoniobacterales bacterium genome contains the following:
- a CDS encoding aminotransferase class I/II-fold pyridoxal phosphate-dependent enzyme: MSIPIADHVRDIPKSGIRDFFEIVQSMTDVISLGIGEPDFVTPWHIREAAIYSLEKGRTGYSSNLGLPRLRRAIADTVQRATGVRYDSLTEVLVSVGVSEAIDIALRAILNPGDEVLYHEPCYVSYNPSVALAFGVARAIPTRAEDEFALRPEALEAAIGPRTKAVMLNFPTNPTGGVMSRAQIEAIAEVCIRRNLTVLSDEIYSELTYDGREHFSIVSVPGMKERTIYLHGLSKAYAMTGFRVGYACGPNAVIEAMMKIHQYSILCASITSQDAAIEALERGERAMLRMRREYELRRNYVVSALNDMGLECFLPRGAFYVFPKITSTGLTSQEFSMRLLREKSVAVVPGTAFGPSGEGHVRCSYATGLEQIKIAMQRIAEFVAENRAQSARSAA, translated from the coding sequence ATGAGCATCCCGATCGCCGACCACGTCCGCGACATCCCGAAATCCGGCATCCGCGACTTCTTCGAGATCGTGCAGTCCATGACCGATGTCATTTCTCTCGGCATCGGCGAGCCGGATTTCGTCACGCCCTGGCACATCCGCGAGGCCGCGATCTACTCGCTCGAAAAAGGCCGCACCGGCTACAGCTCGAACCTCGGCCTGCCCCGGCTGCGTCGCGCGATCGCCGATACCGTGCAACGCGCGACCGGTGTGCGCTACGACTCGCTCACCGAAGTTCTCGTTTCCGTCGGCGTCTCCGAGGCGATCGACATCGCCCTGCGCGCGATTCTGAATCCCGGCGACGAGGTGCTTTACCACGAGCCCTGCTACGTTTCCTACAATCCCAGCGTCGCCCTCGCGTTCGGCGTCGCCCGCGCCATTCCCACCCGCGCGGAGGATGAATTCGCCCTGCGTCCCGAGGCCCTCGAGGCCGCCATCGGCCCGCGCACGAAGGCCGTGATGCTCAATTTCCCGACGAATCCGACCGGCGGCGTGATGAGCCGGGCGCAGATCGAGGCGATCGCCGAAGTCTGCATCCGCCGCAATCTCACCGTCCTCTCCGACGAGATCTACAGCGAACTCACCTACGACGGTCGCGAGCATTTCAGCATCGTCTCCGTTCCGGGCATGAAGGAACGCACGATCTATCTTCACGGTTTGTCGAAGGCCTACGCGATGACCGGTTTCCGCGTCGGCTACGCCTGCGGTCCGAACGCCGTGATCGAGGCGATGATGAAGATCCATCAATACTCCATCCTCTGCGCGTCCATCACGAGCCAGGACGCCGCGATCGAGGCGCTCGAGCGCGGCGAACGTGCGATGCTACGCATGCGTCGCGAATACGAACTCCGCCGCAACTACGTCGTAAGCGCGCTGAACGACATGGGACTGGAGTGCTTCCTCCCGCGCGGCGCCTTCTACGTGTTTCCGAAGATCACTTCCACCGGGCTCACCAGTCAGGAATTCTCCATGCGGCTGCTCCGCGAAAAAAGCGTGGCCGTCGTGCCCGGCACGGCCTTCGGTCCTTCCGGCGAAGGTCACGTGCGCTGCAGCTATGCGACCGGTCTCGAGCAGATCAAGATCGCCATGCAGCGCATTGCGGAATTCGTCGCGGAGAATCGCGCGCAATCGGCCCGCTCCGCCGCCTGA
- a CDS encoding Cof-type HAD-IIB family hydrolase, which produces MNPHGAYDLAFVDLDGTLLSPDKTVSPANRRALDRLREAGMQVVAASGRHHANIAAFREIGQSGWTLSSHGAVVRHQRTDEWLLEMAMAPERVAEVAARGRELGMTLIAYHRDGAYIERESEWTDLYASQSGWKPRIADFRSLPADGFQKVIWSEGAARIAAVAPDIQREFQGRAHVVVTDPELLEFLAPAANKAVGAVALTEKLGVAPARTLAFGDGNNDVELLRWAGFSVAMNHGRESARKSARFVSPPGPEESAFARAVNLALSTREGSRKYF; this is translated from the coding sequence ATGAACCCGCACGGCGCCTACGACCTTGCGTTCGTCGATCTCGACGGCACGCTGCTGAGTCCCGACAAGACGGTCAGCCCCGCAAACCGGCGGGCGTTGGATCGTCTCCGCGAGGCGGGCATGCAGGTCGTCGCGGCCTCGGGCCGGCACCATGCAAACATCGCCGCGTTTCGCGAGATCGGACAGTCCGGTTGGACTCTCTCCTCGCACGGCGCGGTGGTCCGCCACCAGCGGACTGACGAATGGCTGCTGGAAATGGCGATGGCTCCGGAGCGGGTGGCCGAGGTTGCCGCCCGCGGCCGGGAACTCGGGATGACGTTGATCGCCTACCATCGCGACGGGGCTTACATCGAGCGCGAGTCGGAGTGGACGGACCTCTACGCCAGCCAGTCCGGCTGGAAGCCGCGCATTGCGGACTTCCGATCGCTGCCCGCGGATGGATTCCAAAAGGTGATCTGGTCGGAGGGGGCGGCACGGATTGCCGCCGTCGCGCCGGATATCCAGCGCGAATTTCAAGGCCGGGCGCACGTCGTCGTGACCGATCCGGAGCTCCTTGAATTCCTGGCGCCAGCGGCGAACAAGGCCGTCGGGGCGGTGGCTCTCACCGAAAAACTGGGAGTGGCTCCCGCGCGCACGCTCGCCTTTGGGGATGGCAACAACGACGTGGAATTGCTGCGCTGGGCCGGCTTTTCGGTCGCGATGAATCACGGCCGCGAGAGCGCTCGAAAATCCGCGCGATTCGTGTCGCCGCCCGGGCCGGAGGAGAGTGCGTTCGCTCGCGCGGTTAACCTGGCGTTGAGCACCCGGGAAGGGAGCCGAAAATATTTTTGA
- a CDS encoding MFS transporter produces MNQDIANRPPWALDRCFPQTTSNPAGRARLATSALFLVDGMTFGTWAALIPSFQQRFALSAGQLSAVLFGLVLGALVAMPLAGRLIARWGSRRVVFPAALGFTGTLPLLALAPAPGWLIAAAVLFGAWKGALDVSVNSQGITVENAVGRPIISSFQGFWSLGGLSAAFLLSLAMHQGFAPSGLMIGMAVLLFAVVLSTFGSLLPDAASPAIGRRGAFALPSGRLLRLGALAFLALFSEGVLLDWSAVYARTIADVPVAFAPMAFAVFALCMAGGRFLGDVLIARMGAIATLRASGVLMAAGIAVAVFVPEWPAVFAGFALVGFGVANLVPVIFGAAGRVDERGAGPGLATVSTLGYFGFLSGPPVIGLVAAAAGLPVAFASVILFGAIIATLGVAAVSPARNSLTKEDQ; encoded by the coding sequence ATGAATCAGGACATCGCAAATCGGCCCCCGTGGGCTCTCGACCGGTGTTTTCCCCAGACAACCAGCAACCCTGCCGGCCGCGCCCGTCTCGCGACCTCGGCGCTTTTCCTCGTCGACGGCATGACTTTCGGAACCTGGGCCGCGCTCATTCCCTCGTTCCAGCAGCGGTTCGCACTGTCGGCCGGGCAACTGAGTGCGGTGCTGTTCGGTCTGGTGCTGGGGGCGTTGGTCGCAATGCCGCTTGCCGGCCGGTTGATCGCCCGGTGGGGCAGCCGGCGCGTGGTTTTCCCGGCGGCACTCGGGTTCACCGGCACGCTGCCGTTGCTCGCGCTTGCGCCTGCTCCCGGTTGGTTGATCGCCGCCGCGGTGCTCTTTGGCGCGTGGAAGGGGGCGCTGGACGTTTCCGTGAATTCGCAGGGTATCACGGTCGAGAATGCGGTGGGCAGGCCGATCATCTCATCGTTCCAAGGGTTCTGGAGCCTCGGTGGCTTGAGCGCGGCGTTTTTGCTGAGCCTGGCAATGCATCAGGGCTTTGCGCCGTCGGGACTGATGATTGGCATGGCCGTCCTGCTCTTTGCGGTGGTGCTGTCGACGTTTGGGAGTCTGCTTCCGGATGCCGCGAGTCCGGCGATCGGCCGCAGGGGGGCGTTCGCGCTGCCTTCCGGTCGGTTGCTTCGATTGGGGGCCCTCGCTTTCCTGGCCTTGTTCAGCGAAGGGGTGCTGCTCGACTGGAGCGCGGTCTATGCGCGCACGATTGCGGACGTGCCGGTCGCGTTTGCGCCGATGGCCTTTGCGGTCTTCGCGCTCTGCATGGCCGGCGGACGATTTCTGGGGGACGTTCTCATCGCCCGAATGGGTGCGATCGCCACGCTTCGCGCGAGCGGAGTGCTGATGGCTGCCGGCATTGCGGTCGCGGTCTTCGTGCCGGAGTGGCCGGCGGTATTTGCGGGGTTTGCGCTGGTCGGTTTTGGCGTGGCGAATCTCGTGCCGGTGATCTTTGGCGCGGCGGGACGCGTGGACGAGCGCGGGGCGGGGCCAGGCCTCGCGACCGTGAGCACACTCGGCTATTTCGGGTTTCTCTCCGGTCCGCCGGTGATCGGCCTGGTCGCGGCGGCGGCCGGCCTGCCGGTGGCCTTTGCGAGCGTCATCCTGTTTGGCGCGATCATTGCGACCCTTGGCGTCGCCGCGGTGAGCCCCGCGCGGAATTCGCTGACGAAGGAGGACCAATGA
- a CDS encoding aspartate kinase: MTPRGGLRIISGPRCLAHQQFMALIVQKYGGTSVGTPDRIRNVASRILATQREGNSVVAVVSAMSGVTDNLIKLSRAVSDRPTEREMDVLLATGEQTTIALTAMAINALGGRAISLTGAQAGILTDGIHTKAKIANITPRQIRKYLNDGTIVIVAGFQGQTLQGTITTLGRGGSDLTAIAIAAALKAHNCEIYTDVDGVYTCDPRIVPNARKIDVIAYDELLEMASSGSKVMQSRSVEFAKKFNVPFEVRSSFNLNRGTIVKEENPNLEQVVVRGVSIERNQAKVTITNVPDTPGTASRIFTALADAGVVIDVIVQNVSVSGTTDISFTLSQDELDKLGSLLEQVVAEVGAGSITKKGGIAKLSVVGIGMRTHSGVAATLFEALGKGGINIQMISTSEIKIAVIIDEAKIAEAANLAHEAFGLAGEPAA; encoded by the coding sequence TTGACGCCTCGCGGCGGGCTGCGGATCATTTCCGGCCCGCGTTGTCTCGCGCACCAGCAGTTCATGGCCCTCATCGTTCAAAAATACGGCGGCACCTCGGTCGGCACCCCCGACCGGATTCGCAATGTCGCCAGCCGCATCCTCGCCACCCAGCGCGAGGGAAATTCCGTCGTCGCCGTCGTCTCGGCGATGTCGGGGGTGACGGACAACCTCATCAAACTTTCCCGCGCCGTGTCCGATCGTCCGACCGAGCGCGAGATGGACGTGCTGCTTGCCACGGGAGAACAGACGACGATCGCGCTCACCGCGATGGCGATCAACGCCCTCGGCGGCCGCGCCATTTCGCTCACCGGCGCGCAGGCAGGCATCCTCACGGACGGCATTCACACCAAGGCGAAGATTGCGAACATCACACCGCGCCAGATTCGCAAATATCTCAACGACGGCACGATCGTGATCGTCGCCGGGTTCCAGGGGCAGACTCTCCAGGGCACCATCACCACGCTCGGCCGTGGCGGATCGGACCTCACCGCCATCGCCATCGCGGCGGCGCTCAAGGCGCACAATTGCGAGATCTACACCGATGTGGACGGCGTCTACACCTGCGATCCCCGCATCGTGCCGAATGCCCGCAAGATCGACGTGATCGCCTACGACGAGCTCCTCGAGATGGCCAGCAGCGGCTCGAAGGTCATGCAGTCGCGCTCCGTGGAGTTCGCCAAGAAATTCAACGTGCCGTTCGAAGTCCGCAGCAGTTTCAACCTCAACCGGGGAACCATCGTGAAAGAAGAAAATCCCAATCTCGAGCAGGTCGTCGTTCGCGGCGTGAGCATCGAGCGCAATCAGGCCAAGGTGACCATTACCAACGTCCCCGATACGCCGGGCACGGCCTCCCGCATCTTCACCGCCCTTGCCGATGCCGGCGTCGTGATCGACGTGATCGTGCAGAACGTTTCCGTGAGCGGCACGACGGATATTTCTTTCACCCTCAGCCAGGACGAGCTCGACAAGCTCGGCAGCCTGCTGGAGCAGGTGGTCGCGGAAGTCGGCGCCGGCTCGATCACGAAAAAGGGCGGCATTGCGAAACTCAGTGTCGTCGGGATCGGCATGCGCACGCATTCGGGCGTCGCGGCCACGCTTTTCGAGGCGCTCGGCAAGGGTGGGATCAACATCCAGATGATTTCCACGTCCGAGATCAAGATCGCCGTCATCATCGACGAGGCGAAGATCGCCGAAGCCGCGAATCTTGCGCACGAGGCCTTCGGCCTGGCCGGCGAACCCGCCGCATAG
- a CDS encoding L,D-transpeptidase → MLLTRSLFAIFAVLTLSISTAKAVDEAPKADRVEIVVSIAEQKLVLKKNGEVIRRYPVSTSRFGVGDAYGTYRTPIGHLQVSDKIGDGLPAGAVFKHRSPTGEVLAPNAPGRDPIVTRILWLNGLEAGNRNAYGRCVYIHGTPDEKRLGRPVSYGCIRMRSTDVMELYAATPVGTDVSIVVGRLPSDPGAGIMGLIASAATSLRGAKL, encoded by the coding sequence ATGCTTCTAACTCGTTCGCTATTCGCCATTTTCGCCGTTCTGACGCTGTCGATTTCGACCGCCAAAGCCGTCGACGAGGCTCCAAAAGCGGACCGGGTCGAGATTGTTGTCAGCATTGCGGAGCAGAAATTAGTGCTGAAAAAGAACGGCGAAGTGATTCGGCGTTATCCGGTTTCCACCTCCCGATTTGGCGTCGGCGATGCCTATGGGACGTATCGCACGCCGATTGGCCACCTTCAGGTCAGTGACAAGATTGGCGATGGCCTGCCGGCGGGCGCGGTGTTCAAACATCGCAGTCCCACGGGAGAGGTCCTGGCGCCGAATGCGCCGGGCCGCGACCCCATCGTCACGCGCATCCTTTGGCTGAACGGCCTCGAGGCCGGCAATCGCAACGCCTACGGCCGCTGCGTCTACATTCACGGCACGCCCGATGAAAAGCGCCTCGGGCGACCGGTCAGCTACGGGTGCATCCGCATGCGTTCGACCGATGTGATGGAACTTTATGCGGCCACGCCGGTCGGGACGGATGTCTCCATCGTGGTCGGGCGGCTGCCCTCGGACCCGGGCGCGGGAATCATGGGGCTGATTGCTTCCGCGGCGACCTCGCTGCGCGGAGCGAAACTTTGA
- a CDS encoding Lrp/AsnC family transcriptional regulator, with product MDALIDLLKHNPLMAREDVARLLGLTVEAVNARIAELERDGVIIGYQTVINREKWNPDTVTAVIEVKITPERDGGFDRIASRISKFEEVQSCYLMSGGYDLLVLVEAGNLRQVASFVAEKLSTIDAVVSTATRFRLKTYKENGAFHHFDVAPERLSVSP from the coding sequence ATGGACGCGCTCATCGATCTCCTCAAGCACAACCCGCTCATGGCGCGGGAAGACGTGGCCCGCCTGCTCGGACTCACCGTGGAGGCCGTGAACGCCCGCATCGCCGAGCTCGAGCGTGATGGCGTCATCATTGGCTACCAGACGGTCATTAACCGCGAGAAATGGAATCCGGACACCGTCACTGCCGTCATCGAGGTGAAGATCACGCCCGAGCGCGACGGCGGCTTCGACCGCATCGCCTCGCGCATCTCGAAATTCGAGGAAGTCCAGAGCTGCTACCTCATGAGCGGCGGCTACGATCTGCTCGTGCTCGTCGAGGCCGGTAACCTCCGCCAGGTCGCCAGCTTCGTCGCCGAGAAGCTCAGCACGATCGACGCCGTGGTCTCGACGGCCACGCGCTTTCGCCTGAAGACCTACAAGGAAAACGGCGCCTTCCATCACTTCGACGTCGCGCCCGAGCGGCTGTCCGTTTCGCCATGA
- a CDS encoding LysR family transcriptional regulator, with protein sequence MELREVRSFITLADQLHFGRAARLLNLSQPALTKQIRHLEGELGGDLLLRGRHGTKLTTLGENFLIGARALVRDSDELINLTRRAASGKGGRLRVGFGFHTFELVPRVLVRLRRSLPDVDISLRDMSTAEQTEALRSEKIDLGFVRLPAARDLASLPVVQDRVMLVSSAASRLPADLDLAACRDQPFVLISRQRSPSFHRHVLSLCARHDFHPRIVQEVPEVTTALALVRAGLGLAMIPQSFGTSRFAGVRFHILEDAEAGWSVGAAWREGDPNPVLYRFLDLLKVETGKRKSAAAWE encoded by the coding sequence ATGGAACTGCGCGAAGTTCGCTCCTTCATCACCCTCGCCGACCAGTTGCACTTTGGCCGGGCGGCGCGCCTGCTGAACCTCAGCCAGCCCGCCCTCACGAAGCAGATCCGTCACCTCGAGGGTGAACTCGGCGGCGACCTTCTCCTTCGCGGCCGCCATGGCACGAAGCTCACCACTCTCGGCGAAAACTTTCTGATCGGCGCCCGCGCGCTTGTCCGCGACAGCGACGAGCTCATCAATCTCACGCGCCGCGCGGCCAGCGGCAAAGGGGGACGGTTGCGCGTCGGCTTTGGATTTCACACGTTCGAACTCGTGCCCCGGGTGCTCGTGCGCCTGCGTCGGAGCCTGCCGGACGTGGACATCAGCCTGCGCGACATGTCGACGGCGGAACAGACCGAGGCCCTGCGTTCCGAGAAAATCGATCTCGGCTTCGTCCGCCTTCCTGCCGCCCGCGACCTCGCCTCGCTCCCGGTCGTGCAGGATCGGGTGATGCTTGTCTCGAGCGCCGCATCACGATTACCCGCGGACCTCGATCTCGCCGCGTGCCGCGATCAACCCTTCGTCCTCATTTCGCGCCAGCGTTCTCCATCCTTCCACCGCCATGTTCTCAGCCTCTGCGCCCGGCACGACTTCCACCCGCGCATCGTCCAGGAGGTGCCGGAAGTCACCACGGCGCTGGCGCTCGTGCGCGCGGGCCTCGGGCTCGCCATGATCCCGCAATCCTTCGGCACGAGCCGGTTTGCCGGCGTGCGGTTTCACATTCTCGAGGATGCCGAGGCCGGCTGGTCCGTCGGCGCCGCCTGGCGCGAGGGCGATCCCAATCCCGTGCTCTACCGATTTCTCGATCTCTTGAAGGTCGAAACGGGAAAAAGAAAGTCCGCAGCCGCCTGGGAATGA
- the thrC gene encoding threonine synthase: MKFLPNDRGVIARWHAYLPVSEATPVISLNEGSTPLIYSPRLSELSSRRVFLKYEGLNPTGSFKDRGMTMAMSKAAEAGATTVVCASTGNTSAAAAAYAARAGMKCAVILPAGKIAMGKLVQAFVYGATVVAIRGNFDDALRLVRELGADGSVAVVNSINPARIEGQKTASFEIIDELGDAPDLHILPVGNAGNITAYWRGYGEFHTSGKSTRLPRMLGFQAAGSAPIFYNRVVENPETAASAIRIGNPASWEGATAAIRDSGGGIDIVTDEEILAAQAWLAKNEGVFVEPASAASVAGLMKCLTSPGDKCPLPAVPEGGTVVCTVTGHGLKDSDTAMRGHGYAPIEAEPDIDSVRRALSA, from the coding sequence ATGAAGTTTCTGCCCAACGATCGCGGCGTCATCGCCCGCTGGCATGCCTACCTCCCCGTTTCCGAGGCCACGCCGGTCATCTCGCTCAACGAAGGCTCCACGCCGCTCATCTATTCCCCTCGCCTCAGCGAACTCTCGTCGCGTCGCGTCTTTCTCAAATACGAGGGGCTCAATCCCACGGGCTCGTTCAAGGATCGCGGCATGACCATGGCCATGTCGAAAGCCGCCGAGGCCGGCGCCACCACGGTCGTCTGCGCCTCCACCGGCAATACCTCCGCCGCCGCCGCCGCCTACGCCGCCCGCGCGGGAATGAAGTGCGCAGTCATCCTGCCGGCCGGCAAGATCGCCATGGGCAAGCTCGTCCAGGCCTTTGTCTACGGGGCGACCGTCGTCGCCATCCGCGGCAATTTCGACGACGCCCTGCGCCTCGTCCGCGAACTCGGCGCCGACGGCTCGGTCGCCGTCGTGAACTCGATCAATCCCGCCCGCATCGAAGGCCAGAAGACCGCATCGTTCGAGATCATCGACGAACTCGGCGACGCGCCCGACCTTCACATCCTGCCGGTGGGCAACGCCGGCAACATCACCGCCTACTGGCGCGGCTACGGCGAATTTCACACTTCTGGAAAATCCACCCGCCTGCCGCGCATGCTCGGCTTCCAGGCCGCCGGCTCGGCCCCGATCTTTTACAACCGCGTTGTGGAGAATCCGGAGACCGCCGCGAGCGCCATCCGCATCGGCAATCCCGCCAGCTGGGAAGGCGCCACCGCCGCCATCAGGGACTCGGGCGGCGGCATCGACATCGTCACCGACGAGGAAATTCTCGCGGCCCAGGCCTGGCTCGCCAAGAACGAGGGCGTCTTCGTGGAGCCCGCCAGCGCAGCCTCGGTCGCCGGCCTGATGAAATGCCTCACGAGTCCCGGCGACAAATGCCCGCTGCCGGCCGTTCCCGAGGGCGGCACCGTCGTATGCACGGTCACCGGCCACGGCCTCAAGGATTCGGACACCGCCATGCGTGGTCACGGCTACGCGCCGATCGAGGCCGAGCCGGACATCGACTCCGTGCGTCGCGCCCTCTCCGCCTGA
- a CDS encoding DNA topoisomerase IB, producing MSDVVSEAAGSGLLHPEASAREAGLRYVSDENPGIHRKPAKQEFAYVDAAGRRVKDPGELRRIRALVIPPAWTDVWICPRANGHIQATGRDARGRKQYRYHPRWREVRDGVKYERMLDFVRALPRIRRRVERDLGRRTLDREKVLATVVRLLELTLIRVGNEDYARTNQSFGLSTMRNRHVDVRGTTIHFRFRGKAGKKHAIRLADRRLARVVARLQDLPGQRLFQFEAEDGALQDVESGDVNAYLREISGEDFTAKDFRTWAGTVLAAMALHELREFDSDAQAKRNIIAAIERAASQLGNTPAICRKCYVHPGIFESYLDGSLAEVLRERVETRMREKLGVLRPEEAAVLALLRQRLAKPRRQSRRT from the coding sequence GTGAGCGATGTTGTCAGTGAGGCGGCGGGATCGGGGTTGTTGCATCCGGAGGCGTCGGCGCGTGAAGCTGGGTTGCGTTACGTCAGCGACGAAAATCCGGGGATTCATCGGAAACCGGCGAAGCAAGAATTTGCCTATGTCGATGCGGCAGGCCGACGGGTGAAGGATCCCGGGGAATTGCGGCGCATTCGCGCCCTCGTGATCCCTCCGGCATGGACGGATGTCTGGATCTGCCCTCGCGCAAATGGCCATATCCAGGCGACCGGTCGGGACGCCCGCGGGCGCAAGCAATACCGCTACCATCCCAGGTGGCGCGAGGTGCGCGACGGCGTGAAGTATGAGCGGATGCTGGATTTCGTGCGGGCGCTTCCGCGAATCCGGCGTCGCGTGGAGCGGGATCTCGGCCGGCGCACGCTCGATCGGGAAAAGGTGCTCGCCACGGTGGTGCGATTGCTGGAGCTGACGCTGATCCGCGTTGGCAATGAGGATTATGCGAGGACCAACCAATCGTTTGGGCTGAGCACGATGCGGAACCGGCATGTCGACGTGAGGGGAACGACGATCCACTTTCGCTTCCGCGGCAAGGCCGGGAAGAAGCACGCGATCCGGCTCGCCGATCGCCGACTCGCGCGAGTGGTCGCGCGCTTGCAGGACCTGCCTGGGCAGCGCCTCTTCCAGTTCGAGGCGGAGGATGGTGCGCTGCAGGATGTGGAATCCGGCGACGTGAATGCGTATCTGCGGGAGATCAGCGGAGAGGATTTCACCGCGAAGGATTTTCGCACCTGGGCGGGCACCGTGCTCGCGGCGATGGCGCTGCACGAGCTGCGGGAATTCGACAGTGATGCGCAGGCGAAGCGGAACATCATCGCCGCGATCGAGCGCGCCGCTTCGCAGCTGGGGAACACTCCCGCCATTTGTCGCAAGTGCTACGTGCATCCCGGCATCTTCGAGAGCTACCTCGACGGCTCGCTGGCGGAGGTGCTGCGCGAGCGGGTGGAGACGCGAATGCGTGAAAAACTGGGAGTGTTGCGACCGGAGGAAGCGGCGGTGCTGGCGTTGCTGCGGCAGCGGCTGGCAAAGCCGCGTCGTCAGTCCAGGCGCACGTAG
- a CDS encoding AarF/ABC1/UbiB kinase family protein has protein sequence MIHQLRSAVEFASHLPRYNEILRVLFKYGFADVLKLVALQRLMGIENAELQVHETGLLSKPPAERLRLALEELGPTFIKFGQILSARRDLVNDDFYAELCKLHDSVPTFPGKIAKAIFAEEIGIPVSKAFKEFDDEALAGASIAQVHRAVTQEGAIVAVKVQRPEIQPIIERDLAIILDIAKFVDKHVAEISALNPVAVITEFADTLRKELDFTNEAANAERFGKQFAESDKIAVPAVLREFSREKILTVEFISGFPVGDTEVLEENGIDPVKLSEDISVLIYQQIFEFGFFHGDPHPGNMTVLEGGVVGLYDYGMMGAFSPGFRSSVAHLIAGLAEKNHRQVMRSIIEMSEEGVVADQDRMLREVEEFSDQHLNQPLSDINLGYVLNSLLDLLRNNHLRMKGSFYLGIKALSQVEAIGRSLNPQLNFVVLGEPYASKLIQNKYHPFHIFDLLKKLAAESVDFLEDFPYEFRALWDRLRRGQINIPLQHKIDPEGFEPLRKTLDSIANRLTNAILAASVLICSSILILSGLPPRIWDVPVIGMVGLIWGAYMCLRLVLSIWKHGGL, from the coding sequence GTGATCCACCAGCTTCGTTCCGCCGTTGAATTCGCGTCGCATCTGCCGCGATACAACGAGATCCTTCGCGTGCTGTTCAAATACGGCTTTGCCGATGTGCTCAAGCTGGTCGCCCTTCAGCGCCTGATGGGAATCGAGAATGCCGAGCTGCAGGTGCACGAGACCGGTTTGCTCTCGAAGCCGCCCGCCGAGCGTCTGCGCCTCGCGCTCGAGGAGCTTGGCCCCACGTTCATCAAGTTTGGCCAGATCCTGAGCGCCCGCCGCGATCTGGTGAACGACGACTTCTATGCGGAACTCTGCAAGCTGCACGACAGCGTGCCGACGTTTCCCGGGAAAATTGCGAAGGCAATCTTTGCGGAGGAGATCGGCATCCCGGTCAGCAAGGCCTTCAAGGAATTCGACGACGAGGCGCTGGCCGGAGCGTCGATTGCGCAGGTCCATCGCGCGGTGACGCAGGAGGGCGCGATCGTCGCGGTGAAGGTGCAGCGGCCCGAGATCCAGCCGATCATCGAGCGCGACCTCGCCATCATTCTCGATATCGCGAAGTTCGTGGACAAGCACGTCGCGGAAATCTCCGCGCTGAATCCCGTCGCGGTGATCACGGAGTTTGCGGACACGCTGCGCAAGGAACTGGATTTCACCAACGAGGCGGCGAATGCCGAGCGCTTCGGCAAACAATTCGCCGAGTCGGACAAGATCGCCGTGCCGGCGGTCCTCCGCGAGTTTTCCCGCGAGAAGATTCTCACGGTCGAGTTCATCTCCGGCTTTCCGGTCGGGGACACGGAGGTGCTCGAGGAAAATGGCATCGATCCCGTGAAGCTGTCCGAGGACATCTCGGTGCTCATCTATCAGCAGATTTTCGAGTTCGGCTTCTTCCACGGCGATCCGCATCCCGGCAACATGACGGTGCTCGAAGGCGGCGTGGTCGGGCTCTACGACTACGGCATGATGGGCGCGTTCTCGCCCGGCTTTCGCTCGAGCGTCGCGCATCTCATCGCCGGCCTGGCCGAAAAGAACCACCGGCAGGTCATGCGCTCCATCATCGAGATGTCCGAGGAAGGCGTTGTCGCGGATCAGGACCGGATGCTTCGCGAGGTGGAGGAATTCAGTGACCAGCATCTCAATCAGCCGCTGTCGGACATCAATCTCGGCTACGTGCTGAACAGCCTGCTCGATCTGCTGCGCAACAACCACCTGCGGATGAAGGGCAGCTTCTACCTCGGCATCAAGGCGCTCTCGCAGGTCGAGGCCATCGGTCGCTCCCTCAACCCGCAGCTGAACTTCGTCGTTTTGGGCGAGCCCTATGCCTCGAAGCTCATCCAGAACAAATACCATCCGTTCCACATCTTCGACCTGCTCAAGAAGCTCGCGGCGGAATCGGTCGATTTTCTCGAGGACTTCCCCTACGAATTTCGCGCGCTGTGGGACCGTCTCCGCCGCGGACAGATCAATATTCCGCTCCAGCACAAGATCGACCCCGAGGGATTCGAGCCGCTGCGCAAGACGCTCGACTCGATCGCGAACCGGCTGACGAACGCCATCCTTGCCGCCTCCGTGCTGATCTGTTCATCGATCCTCATTCTTTCCGGCCTGCCCCCGCGCATCTGGGACGTGCCCGTCATCGGCATGGTCGGACTGATCTGGGGCGCCTACATGTGCCTGCGCCTCGTGCTTTCGATCTGGAAGCACGGCGGCCTGTAA